CTTGCTCATCTCCATCACTGCTGTCGTCAccatcttcatcctcctcctcctcctctcctccgctgtCCTCCTCTTCCCGGACTACGGGACCTGGTAGAAGACAAAACTGTTAAAGGTAGAATCCACATTTGGTGAAACTGTGCCACTGTTCGCCTCAGCGCCTCTTGTTATTGGTTTTGTTGatgaaacagaggagaggagcgtccGACAGTGTTGTTGAAGACATGttgcagtacatattctgctgttctatcaTGCATGCAATCAAGTCTGAGGAGAAAAGTGTTTGTGGTTTCAAGTACATTCTTTAGGTTGGTTTATTTGTCAAACGCACAAAAAAAGACAACTAAAAGACAAACagttcagatttttaaaaaacaacgtaaaaataaatgtacatgTGAACCTGGAAACCCAAAGGGCTTTTGTAAAACCCAAGCAAaaatacaattgaagtcggaagtttacatataccttagccaaatacatttaaactcagtttttcacaattcctgacatttaatccaagtaaaaatcccctgtcttaggtcagttaggatcaccactttatttttagaatgtaaaatgtcagaataatagtagagtgatttatttcagcttttatttatttcatcacattcccagtgggtcagaagtttacatacactcaattagtatttggtagcattgcctttcaaatGTTTAACTTGCGTTAAACGTTTcttgtagccttccacaagcttcccacaataagttggttgaattttggcccattcctcctgacagagctggtgtaactgagtcgggtttgtaggcctccttgctcccacactttttcagttctgcccacacattttctataggattgaggtcagggctttgtgatggccactccaataccttgactttgttgtccttaagccattttgccacaactttggaagtatgcttggggtcattgtccatttggaagacccatttgcgaccaagcttcaacttcctgactgatgtcttgatgtggcttcaatatatccacataattttcctgcctcacgatgccatctattttgtgaagtggaccagtccctcctgcagcaaagcacccccacaacatgatgctgccacccccgtgcttctcgtttgggatggtgttcttcagcttgcaagcctccacctttttcctccaaaaataatgatggtcattatggccaaactgttctatttttgtttcatcagaccagaggacatttctccaaaaagtacgatctttgtcccgatgtgcagttgcaaattgtagtctgtctttttttatggctgttttggagcagtggcttcttccttgcggagcggcctttcatgttatgtcgatataggacttgttttactgtggatatagatacttttgtacccgtttcctccagcatcttcacatggtcctttgctgttgttctgggattgatttgcacttttcgcaccaaagtacattcatctctaggagacagaacgcatctccttcctgagtgtttatactagaaatttgtggagtggttgaagaaactagttttaatgactccaacctaagtgcatgtaaacttccaacttcaactgtacatacatatgtGAACATGATACATTATCATTTCTGTGTGCCTGTGCCCAcaaattcaaaatgtattcaaaTTATTCAACACACCCTAGTTCCCTCTACCCTTTCTCACACACACCAGTCAGTTACTTACAGAGCTCGTTGATGAGGTGAGAGACGTGAGAGTGTACTTCAGTGAGGAAGTCTTCCTGTTTAGCCTCCATGGACTCGGCCAGGCCGTCTGAGTCCACGCAAGCGCATTCTGGGTGGAACAGAGGCTTCTTCAACTGCCTGCAGAAactgggacaaacacacacaaacacactcgcaTTAGCAATGGCACATCACCCATagacaggtggagagagaaagacacgcATTACAAATGAAATGTCACCCATAGAcatagctcacacacacacacgcacaaacacactgcAAATGGCGCAACACCCATAGAcagttggacacacacacacaacccacttACTTTTTGCTTGATGACTTGTACGCCTAAACAGCAAATCAGAGAAGCAAAGAATAACATCAttcattatttttatttctttttttggggggggggtagatcagctttactATTGCAgggattgtggcttccatcaatgtaattttcTGCATCTTTTCCAATCCCCATcaaaaaaataataacatttagttaatgaaaataaaacaataaagCTACTTAGGAACAGCAGGACGGTTCAAAAAGAATGTTAAAGGCACATCCATTTGTCCATGTATATCAATTAATCCGCACACTGACCTCCAGGAAGCGGAAGGGGTCGTTCTCCTGGGCGAGGGTCTGGATGCCACTGTGGACATCCTGCAGACGGGACTGGTCCTGGACCGCCTTGGCTATGTTCCGCTGGATGCTGGGGCCACACTCGACCCCGTGGGAGCAGGAACAGTCCCTGAGGGAGGTGAGGAAGCCCTCCAGGTGGACCTGTAACACCTCCCCCAAGGCTGTGACCCGCTGGTCTGAGTCCTCCAGGAACCTCtgcacagagagaaggagagggttaagAGGTAGGTGTGTGTTTAACCAAAAACTAACTAATCGGTGATCAAAAGTTGACTCATCTTCAGACATGAAAatagattaaatatatatattttttaatacaacAAATTTAAATATACAGCTCTGTAAACAATACAAATACATGACATCTTACATTATGGAAAGGAGTGCTGATCAAGGATCAGGTGCGAACACCTGTCCATAATCATGTTCATTACAATCTTaaatgcaaaactgatcctagatagGGCTGTTACAGTGAGCATATTACCGCCACACGGGTGGTCACAagtcatgatggcagtcaaattccatgtgacagTTTAGTCactgtaattaggcttctccaaactCTGTTgttgctgatggtcattagtagcctaccaaacttgccaACTGCCTGAACTGCCTGAAAATGAACCACGTGAAAAGCGTcttccatttgctatttaagagcatagatgacatgtatttttttcccactgcccctgtttcgagacaggtgcatgataatggtccattctaaatcaaaactaatttcacacttatatgatttagtatatgtaaatcATATACTAAATCATTagtatacatttttggggggggcattacggccacacaaagagGATGCggccgggaaattcgaggcattatcaagtgcttgttaaattgtgaatgagagactgattaagtgtgtacagcctgagcaataaacaaagcagagctcatgcctttgaTGCgacttagaatgtattaaaaatcaaaacatatagcccaacgtttgtagaacaactaaagttgcataaataactctaaatgaagcatataggaggaacggtttctttgttaaccgctcaacacagaatagccccATGTGCGCACtcctattttattcagctatgttcaactGTATTTTTCacactataaaataatgccacggaattctaaacaaatcttgtctgctaaatgaactagtgtagcccacagccatatggcatagccagatcacgGCCTAACATAAAGACAACTCAGATTATGctcttctgttcttctgaaatagacttcattttcttcatatcatttTTCTTtagactaaaataaataatgtatttattgtgatggtgtaggctatattaactttttatgtagatgttccaaagttcTGCATCATTGGCTtataggctatgcgtggaagccaagAGATGggaaatgtgtttatgttaattaacggtcaattaccgtgagaccggcagttatttgtgTGACAATCACCGGCTGCCCTCATCCTAGACCAGCAATATCACCTTGTTCAGTCGTTCTTGTTCTTTCTGCTCCTGGAGATTTTTCTCTGCTTTGTTCAGCTTCCTGTCCACCTTCTGTAGCTGGTTCTCCAGAGAGCCctgagaacagagagggagagtgggagttTGGGAGAAAGGGAgcaaaacagagggagagaaacagagggagagagtgggtttgagggagggaagagagattaCATTCACTATGACAACAAGACTATAGTGAGGGTAAATGGTGAACTCAACTGGAAATGTCTCCCTTTTTCACATTGGTTCAGACAAGTCACTTCAGGAAGCAGCTTGAACAATTCATTCAAACAGTGAGATCACATCATGTTTTGTCTcagtcccgaatggcaccctattcccgttatagtgcattacttttgaccagagccctatgggatctCTCTTCCCACTATTTAGGttatagggtgacatttgggactcaCTCATTGTCTCTCATTCGCTCAACCATGTCAGACAACAGCAGTGACAATGACATTCACCTGTGTTCTAGACTCATCAATTGCCATTCTGTGGAGGCCTCGTCTAGAGTATAGAGGTGTGTTCTTTGTGTGTGTACCTTTTGTTTGATCGAAAGTGATGGAGTACATACTTCTTGTGTGCGAGTGTGTTCTAAGTGAGGGTCTTTCATTTTTAGAGTGCTTCATTTAGTCCTGTACATCCCCCTCCTGACCAGTAGACCAACAAACAGAGACCTCTTAACTCTACCACTCTTCCATAACGATATGTAACCTCAACCAGGGGTGCAattttggttttagaagtgggggtaTCCAGTCAGATAAACACTCCAACACGCTcagaggcgtccgcatggtcctaaagcacacattTGCCTcagacaaaaatgcaatttcagaatgtgtggGGTGGGGGCATGTCAcccctgtccccagtgaaagttgtgcccGTGACTTAAACACACAGTGATTAACCTATTCACTGTTTTATAGGTTTTATAACTTTAGAGCTGTTTACCTTCAGATCCTTCATAGTGTTCTTCAGGGTCTTGATGGTGTGTCCGGCGTGGCCCCCCTCGATGGTACAGGCGTTGCAGACAGACACCCGGTCGTCCATGCAGTAGTAGCGATACATCTCATCGTGTTCGGGACACTTCCTCTTCCTCAGGTCCCCCAGGGGTTCAGTCATGGGGTGCTCCCTAAACGCAGGCAGCTCCAGGTGAGGCTTCACGTGCTCCTGAAAtggacaaaatgaagaaaaagTTCATGTTTGTCTTGACTTACCTGCTGAttgaaaatataaaataaaacaaagctttaaaaaataaaaaaagtccaACACTTGAATGTGTTGAGAATACTGGTGCTGTGCAAAAAGAGTGCTTAGATAACGGAATAAGAATATTGGAATATTTCTGCTCCATAGTGCTTTACCATGGGTGCATTTGGAATTATGGATGCTAAAATTATGGATGCCTCTCAGATCTTTACCTGACACATGGacatgtaacgtcctgaccagagttattatgtgttttgcttgtttagtgttggtcaggacgtgagctgggtgggaattctatgttgtgtgtctagtttgtctgtttctgtgtccggcctaatatggttctcaatcagaggcagctggtaatcgttgtccctgattgagaatcatatataggaggcttgttttgtgttgggattttgtcggtgtttgtttcctgtctctgtgttttgtctgcaccagataggtctgtctcggttttttcacatttgttattttgtatgttgtttgtagtgtttcacttgttctttattaaacatgttgaacactagccgcgctgcactttggtcctctccttcacccctggaagaaaaccgttacagaatcacccaccaaacccggactaagcagcgtggcaacgggcaacagcagcagcggtaccaggaggaatggtcatgggaggaaatcatgaacggaaaaggaccctgggctaaggttggaaaggatcacctcccatgggaacagctggaggcaaccggagagaggaactggcgttatgaaggtacacggctagcacggaaacccgagaagaaatcccaaaaatgtcttggggggggggggctaaagggtagtgtggcaaaggcaggtaggaaacctgcgcccaattcccatgcttaccgtggagagcgggagtacgggcagacaccgtgttatgcggaagagcgcacggtgtctcctgtacgtgtgcatagcccggtgcgggttattccacctccccgcacgggccgggctagagtgagcattgagccaagtgccatgaagccggctctacatatctggcctccagtacgtctcctcgggccggtgtacatggcaccagccttacgcatggtgtccccggttcgcctacacagcccagtgcgggttattccacctccccgcattggtcgggctacggggagcatgcaaccaggtaaggttgggcaggctcggtgctcaagggagccagtacgcctgcacggtccggtataaccggcgccaccttcccgccccagcccagtaccaccagtgcctacaccacgcaccaggcttccagtgcgtctccagagccctgttcctcctccacgcactctccctatggtgcgtgtctccagctcagtacctccagttccggcaccacgcaccaagccacctgtgcgtctccagagccctgtacgcactgttccctctccccgcactcgccctgaggtgcgtgccctcagcccggtaccaccagtgccggtatcacgcaccaggcctatagtgcgcctcgagagtccagtgtgccctgttcctgctccccgcactagccttaaggtgcgtgtctccagtccggtaccaccagttccggcaccacgcaccaggcctactgtgcgcctcagcaggtcagagtcggccgtctgcccaacgccgcctgtactgctcgtctgcccagcgccgtctgagctgcctgcactgctcatctgcccagcgccgtctgagccatctgtctgcccagcgccgtctgagccatctgtctgcccagcgccgtctgagccatctgtctgcccagcgccgtctgagccatctgtctgcccagcgccgtctgagccatccgtctgcccagcgccatctgagccatccgtctgcccagcgccatctgagccgcccgtctgtcccgagccattagagccttccgtcagtcaggagccgctagaaccgtccgtcagtcaggagccgccagagccgccagccagtcaggagccgccagagccgccagccagtcaggagccgccagagccgccagccagtcaggagctgccagagccgccagccagtcaggagctgccagagccgccagccagtcaggagctgccagagccgccagccagtcaggagctgccagagccgccagccagtcaggagctgccagagccgccagccagtcaggagctgccagagccgcctgccagtcatgagctgccttccagtcatgagctgccttccagtcatgagctgccttccaggcatgagctgccctacagtcatgagctgccctacagtcatgagctgccctacagtcatgagctgccctacagtcatgagctgccctacagtcaggagctgccactcggtcaggagctgccactcggtcaggagctgccactcggtcaggagctgccactcagtccggagcggccactcagtccggagctgccactcattccggagctgccattcagtccggagctgccattcagtccggagctgccattcagtccggagctgccattagtccggagttgcccctctgtcctgagctacctctctgtcctgagctacctctctgtcctgagctacctctctgtcctgagctacctctctgtcctgagctacctctctgtcctgagctacctctctgtcctgagctacctcctaaatcatgtgggggccttggggaggattcttaggctaaggtcgtgggcgagggtcgccactcaaaggacgctaaggagggggacaaagacagtggtgtcctcgtcctgcgccggagccgccaccgcggacagatgcccacccagaccctcctcttgagttgtaggggtgcgttcggagtccgcacctcaggaggggggtactgtaacgtcctgaccagagttattatgtgttttgcttgtttagtgttggtcaggaagtgagctgggtgggaattctatgttgtgtgtctagttcgtctgtttctgtgtccagcctaatatggttctcaatcagaggcagctggtaatcgttgtccctgattgagaatcatatataggaggcttgttttgtgttgggattttgtgggtgtttgtttcctgtctctgtgtttgtctgcaccagataggtctgtctcggttttttcacatttgttattttgtatgttgtttgtagtgtttcacttgtgctttattaaacatgttgaacactagccgcgctgcactttggtcctctccttcaccccaggaagaaagccgttacaggacACCTCGCATTTCAGACACGTCTTGACCgctacctctaccaccactccAGCCCCAGGTTCCCCTTTCCCCGCCTCGCTAGTGTCCCCTGGAGAGCAGTAGTCACACGGCACGGACACGGGGGTCTCGGCTTTTGTCGGGCTGCCGTCTGGTTGTTGTGGTCTTGACGATACTGCCTGGACATCatagagaaaggaagagaggtaGCGTGTTTGTTGGGTGGGGCCTATAGGCTATTAATCAGTAGAGCAGGCTATTGTAGAGATGAATACTCCTTAAACTAAGGTCATCAGAGTGATAGGCCTTAAAATTCATATAAACTTTTCTTTGGTGCTTTTAGCTACCGCTCCACAGCTAATGTGACCAGGGACCGTGtgtatcaagcatctcagagtaggagtgctgatctaggatcagggccCTCCTGTCCATGTAAAAGGCTAAACTTATCCTAAATCAATACTCCTCCACTGAGACACTTCATGAATACAGCCCCCAGACAGCACATACCCGTCCCCTGCAGCGGAAGTCGTCTGCGATGTTGGCGAGCTTAAAGTTCTTCTGGGAGGCCGCAGAAATACACACATCGAAATGTAAATACAAAATGTAAGCAGAATGAAAAACAGggtcataaaaaacaaacaaattcgtcagtaataaggtcctcaatcagctttatGAATTTCCCAGAGGCACCAAAACATCAAATGTAAGAACATTGcgaagattgttccacaaatatgGTTCAAGAAAACGAATAGCTTATTTACCAAGCTAACTCATGAGAGACCAAATTAATTTCCAGAGTTAGACATCCCTGTGGTAACTCCTATGTCTAAAGTTTAGCAAGGAGGTTAGTAGCCTACACTGGGACTTTTTgtaaaaaggctttataaatgaaaacatagcaatgtatcaacctaTATGACATCAAAGAAGGCCAACAAACGTTCTGGTAGAGAATACAATGATGAGTACTACAATTCTTGC
The sequence above is drawn from the Salvelinus namaycush isolate Seneca chromosome 36, SaNama_1.0, whole genome shotgun sequence genome and encodes:
- the LOC120030291 gene encoding E3 ubiquitin/ISG15 ligase TRIM25-like; the encoded protein is SAASQKNFKLANIADDFRCRGRAVSSRPQQPDGSPTKAETPVSVPCDYCSPGDTSEAGKGEPGAGVVVEVAVKTCLKCEVSCNGFLPGEHVKPHLELPAFREHPMTEPLGDLRKRKCPEHDEMYRYYCMDDRVSVCNACTIEGGHAGHTIKTLKNTMKDLKGSLENQLQKVDRKLNKAEKNLQEQKEQERLNKRFLEDSDQRVTALGEVLQVHLEGFLTSLRDCSCSHGVECGPSIQRNIAKAVQDQSRLQDVHSGIQTLAQENDPFRFLEAYKSSSKNFCRQLKKPLFHPECACVDSDGLAESMEAKQEDFLTEVHSHVSHLINELCPVVREEEDSGGEEEEEDEDGDDSSDGDEQEEAEEEMRSEEEEAVHDQSESADELYKEEEEEEIHSD